From Athene noctua chromosome 19, bAthNoc1.hap1.1, whole genome shotgun sequence, one genomic window encodes:
- the PITPNA gene encoding phosphatidylinositol transfer protein alpha isoform — protein sequence MVLIKEYRVILPVSVEEYQVGQLYSVAEASKNETGGGEGVEVLVNEPYERDGERGQYTHKIYHLQSKVPTFVRMLAPEGALNIHEKAWNAYPYCRTVITNEYMKDDFLIKIETWHKSDLGTQENVHKLEPDVWKNVEAIYIDIADRSQVLPKDYKAEEDPAKFKSVKTGRGPLGPNWKKELGKQTDCPYMCAYKLVTVKFKWWGLQNKVENFIQKQEKRLFTNFHRQLFCWLDKWVDLTMEDIRRMEEETKRQLDEMREKDPVKGMTAADD from the exons TATCAAGTGGGACAGCTGTATTCTGTGGCAGAAGCCAGTAAAAATGAAACTGGTGGAGGTGAAGGAGTGGAGGTCCTGGTGAACGAACCCTACGAGAGAGATGGAGAGCGTGGGCAGTACACACACAAGATCTACCATTTACAGAG CAAAGTGCCAACATTTGTGAGAATGCTGGCCCCTGAAGGAGCTCTCAATATACATGAAAAAGCATGGAATGCCTATCCCTACTGCAGAACTG TTATTACA AATGAGTATATGAAGGATGACTTCCTGATCAAAATTGAAACCTGGCATAAATCAGATCTTGGAACACAAGAGAAT GTTCATAAACTGGAGCCAGATGTATGGAAGAATGTAGAAGCTATTTATATAGACATTGCTGATCGGAGTCAAGTACTTCCCAAG GATTACAAGGCAGAAGAAGATCCAGCAAAATTTAAATCTGTCAAGACTGGACGTGGACCTCTGGGTCCCAACTGGAAG aaggagctggggaagCAGACAGATTGTCCATACATGTGTGCTTACAAACTGGTAACAGTCAAGTTCAAGTGGTGGGGTCTGCAAAATAAAGTTGAGAACTTTATACAGAAG CAAGAAAAGCGTCTCTTCACAAACTTCCATCGGCAGCTCTTTTGCTGGCTTGATAAGTGGGTTGATCTGACTATGGAGGACATTCGTAGGATGGAGGAGGAGACCAAGAGACAGCTGGATGAG ATGAGAGAAAAAGATCCAGTGAAAGGAATGACGGCTGCAGATGACTAA
- the INPP5K gene encoding inositol polyphosphate 5-phosphatase K isoform X4 produces MEPAGPAHRGAVRELRLHLVTWNVGTASPPPDVTSLLQLNSLGPTVDMYVIGLQEVNSRITNFLSDLAFDDPWSIFFMTVLSPLGYIKLSSVRMQGLLLLLFVKHVHLPFIRDIHTHYTRTGLYGYWGNKGGVTVRMSLYGHTVCFMNCHLPAHIENTEQRLDDFEKILEMQFEGENIPSTLDHDVLFCFGDLNFRIADYGIHFVRESINNKRYNLLWEKDQLNMAKKKEAFLQEFIEGPLQFKPTYKFDLYSDVYDTSEKKRKPAWTDRILWRVKNLCQHASKEGEFTEEEQTISVTLNNYISHMSYGISDHKPVTGTFGLELKPLLSHPLVTLNPEGEWSAEHDVLISYSAAPELPSSAWDWIGLFKVAFRHVNDYVTYAWVEDDEISSNKDSKQVYMSAAEIPDMGGEFLLCYYSNNLQSIVGISQPFQIQPNRTLIGKDLTQEENSWMQKPDNLASQDEF; encoded by the exons ATGGAGCCGGCGGGCCCGGCGCACCGCGGCGCCGTGAGGGAGCTGAG ACTACACTTAGTTACCTGGAATGTGGGCACAGCTTCTCCACCTCCTGATGTCACTAGTTTACTTCAGCTCAATTCACTGGGCCCAACTGTGGATATGTATGTTATAGG CTTACAGGAGGTGAACTCAAGAATCACAAATTTTCTGTCTGACTTGGCATTTGATGATCCATGGAGCATTTTTTTCATGACTGTATTGTCTCCATTGGGATATATCAAG CTCTCCTCCGTTCGCATGCAGGGGttactgctgctgctctttgtgaAGCACGTCCACCTGCCTTTCATACGGGACATTCATACCCACTACACACGCACGGGCCTGTATGGATACTGG GGGAACAAAGGAGGAGTCACTGTTCGCATGTCCCTCTATGGTCATACAGTTTGTTTCATGAACTGCCACTTGCCTGCTCACATAGAGAATACAGAGCAGCGACTGGATGACTTTGAGAAAATTCTGGAAATGCAGTTTGAAGGAGAGAATATTCCAAGTACCTTGGATCACGA tgttctcTTCTGTTTTGGGGATCTGAACTTCCGGATAGCAGATTATGGCATACATTTTGTCCGAGAATCAATAAATAACAAGCGTTACAATCTGCTGTGGGAAAAGGACCAG TTAAATATGGCAAAAAagaaggaagcatttcttcaggAATTCATAGAGGGTCCTCTGCAGTTTAAACCCACCTACAAGTTTGACCTTTATTCGGATGTATATGATACAAG tgagaagaaaagaaagccgGCGTGGACCGATAGAATTCTTTGGAGAGTGAAAAATCTTTGCCAGCATGCATCAAAAGAAGGCGAATTCACTGAAGAGGAACAGACAATTTCTGTTACTTTGAATAACTATATCAGTCACATGAGCTATGGCATCAGCGATCACAAACCTGTTACAGGAACTTTTGGGCTTGAG TTGAAGCCTCTTCTATCACATCCTCTGGTCACGCTGAATCCTGAGGGTGAGTGGAGCGCAGAACATGATGTTCTAATCAGCTACTCTGCAGCACCTGAGCTCCCAAGCAGTGCTTGGGACTGGATTGGACTCTTCAAG GTGGCTTTCAGGCATGTGAATGACTATGTTACTTACGCTTGGGTAGAAGATGATGAAATTTCTTCTAACAAAGACAGTAAACAA GTTTACATGAGTGCTGCAGAAATACCTGATATGGGAGGAgaatttttgctttgttattaTAGCAATAATTTGCAGTCAATAGTTGGCATCAGCCAGCCTTTTCAG ATTCAGCCTAACAGAACATTAATAGGAAAGGATCTGACACAGGAAGAGAACAGTTGGATGCAGAAACCTGACAATCTGGCATCGCAGGATGAATTCTGA
- the INPP5K gene encoding inositol polyphosphate 5-phosphatase K isoform X3 gives MEPAGPAHRGAVRELRLHLVTWNVGTASPPPDVTSLLQLNSLGPTVDMYVIGLQEVNSRITNFLSDLAFDDPWSIFFMTVLSPLGYIKLSSVRMQGLLLLLFVKHVHLPFIRDIHTHYTRTGLYGYWGNKGGVTVRMSLYGHTVCFMNCHLPAHIENTEQRLDDFEKILEMQFEGENIPSTLDHDVLFCFGDLNFRIADYGIHFVRESINNKRYNLLWEKDQLNMAKKKEAFLQEFIEGPLQFKPTYKFDLYSDVYDTREQKSLFWFNEKKRKPAWTDRILWRVKNLCQHASKEGEFTEEEQTISVTLNNYISHMSYGISDHKPVTGTFGLELKPLLSHPLVTLNPEGEWSAEHDVLISYSAAPELPSSAWDWIGLFKVAFRHVNDYVTYAWVEDDEISSNKDSKQVYMSAAEIPDMGGEFLLCYYSNNLQSIVGISQPFQIQPNRTLIGKDLTQEENSWMQKPDNLASQDEF, from the exons ATGGAGCCGGCGGGCCCGGCGCACCGCGGCGCCGTGAGGGAGCTGAG ACTACACTTAGTTACCTGGAATGTGGGCACAGCTTCTCCACCTCCTGATGTCACTAGTTTACTTCAGCTCAATTCACTGGGCCCAACTGTGGATATGTATGTTATAGG CTTACAGGAGGTGAACTCAAGAATCACAAATTTTCTGTCTGACTTGGCATTTGATGATCCATGGAGCATTTTTTTCATGACTGTATTGTCTCCATTGGGATATATCAAG CTCTCCTCCGTTCGCATGCAGGGGttactgctgctgctctttgtgaAGCACGTCCACCTGCCTTTCATACGGGACATTCATACCCACTACACACGCACGGGCCTGTATGGATACTGG GGGAACAAAGGAGGAGTCACTGTTCGCATGTCCCTCTATGGTCATACAGTTTGTTTCATGAACTGCCACTTGCCTGCTCACATAGAGAATACAGAGCAGCGACTGGATGACTTTGAGAAAATTCTGGAAATGCAGTTTGAAGGAGAGAATATTCCAAGTACCTTGGATCACGA tgttctcTTCTGTTTTGGGGATCTGAACTTCCGGATAGCAGATTATGGCATACATTTTGTCCGAGAATCAATAAATAACAAGCGTTACAATCTGCTGTGGGAAAAGGACCAG TTAAATATGGCAAAAAagaaggaagcatttcttcaggAATTCATAGAGGGTCCTCTGCAGTTTAAACCCACCTACAAGTTTGACCTTTATTCGGATGTATATGATACAAG AGAACAGAAGTCCCTGTTTTGGTTTAA tgagaagaaaagaaagccgGCGTGGACCGATAGAATTCTTTGGAGAGTGAAAAATCTTTGCCAGCATGCATCAAAAGAAGGCGAATTCACTGAAGAGGAACAGACAATTTCTGTTACTTTGAATAACTATATCAGTCACATGAGCTATGGCATCAGCGATCACAAACCTGTTACAGGAACTTTTGGGCTTGAG TTGAAGCCTCTTCTATCACATCCTCTGGTCACGCTGAATCCTGAGGGTGAGTGGAGCGCAGAACATGATGTTCTAATCAGCTACTCTGCAGCACCTGAGCTCCCAAGCAGTGCTTGGGACTGGATTGGACTCTTCAAG GTGGCTTTCAGGCATGTGAATGACTATGTTACTTACGCTTGGGTAGAAGATGATGAAATTTCTTCTAACAAAGACAGTAAACAA GTTTACATGAGTGCTGCAGAAATACCTGATATGGGAGGAgaatttttgctttgttattaTAGCAATAATTTGCAGTCAATAGTTGGCATCAGCCAGCCTTTTCAG ATTCAGCCTAACAGAACATTAATAGGAAAGGATCTGACACAGGAAGAGAACAGTTGGATGCAGAAACCTGACAATCTGGCATCGCAGGATGAATTCTGA
- the INPP5K gene encoding inositol polyphosphate 5-phosphatase K isoform X5 has product MEPAGPAHRGAVRELSLQEVNSRITNFLSDLAFDDPWSIFFMTVLSPLGYIKLSSVRMQGLLLLLFVKHVHLPFIRDIHTHYTRTGLYGYWGNKGGVTVRMSLYGHTVCFMNCHLPAHIENTEQRLDDFEKILEMQFEGENIPSTLDHDVLFCFGDLNFRIADYGIHFVRESINNKRYNLLWEKDQLNMAKKKEAFLQEFIEGPLQFKPTYKFDLYSDVYDTREQKSLFWFNEKKRKPAWTDRILWRVKNLCQHASKEGEFTEEEQTISVTLNNYISHMSYGISDHKPVTGTFGLELKPLLSHPLVTLNPEGEWSAEHDVLISYSAAPELPSSAWDWIGLFKVAFRHVNDYVTYAWVEDDEISSNKDSKQVYMSAAEIPDMGGEFLLCYYSNNLQSIVGISQPFQIQPNRTLIGKDLTQEENSWMQKPDNLASQDEF; this is encoded by the exons ATGGAGCCGGCGGGCCCGGCGCACCGCGGCGCCGTGAGGGAGCTGAG CTTACAGGAGGTGAACTCAAGAATCACAAATTTTCTGTCTGACTTGGCATTTGATGATCCATGGAGCATTTTTTTCATGACTGTATTGTCTCCATTGGGATATATCAAG CTCTCCTCCGTTCGCATGCAGGGGttactgctgctgctctttgtgaAGCACGTCCACCTGCCTTTCATACGGGACATTCATACCCACTACACACGCACGGGCCTGTATGGATACTGG GGGAACAAAGGAGGAGTCACTGTTCGCATGTCCCTCTATGGTCATACAGTTTGTTTCATGAACTGCCACTTGCCTGCTCACATAGAGAATACAGAGCAGCGACTGGATGACTTTGAGAAAATTCTGGAAATGCAGTTTGAAGGAGAGAATATTCCAAGTACCTTGGATCACGA tgttctcTTCTGTTTTGGGGATCTGAACTTCCGGATAGCAGATTATGGCATACATTTTGTCCGAGAATCAATAAATAACAAGCGTTACAATCTGCTGTGGGAAAAGGACCAG TTAAATATGGCAAAAAagaaggaagcatttcttcaggAATTCATAGAGGGTCCTCTGCAGTTTAAACCCACCTACAAGTTTGACCTTTATTCGGATGTATATGATACAAG AGAACAGAAGTCCCTGTTTTGGTTTAA tgagaagaaaagaaagccgGCGTGGACCGATAGAATTCTTTGGAGAGTGAAAAATCTTTGCCAGCATGCATCAAAAGAAGGCGAATTCACTGAAGAGGAACAGACAATTTCTGTTACTTTGAATAACTATATCAGTCACATGAGCTATGGCATCAGCGATCACAAACCTGTTACAGGAACTTTTGGGCTTGAG TTGAAGCCTCTTCTATCACATCCTCTGGTCACGCTGAATCCTGAGGGTGAGTGGAGCGCAGAACATGATGTTCTAATCAGCTACTCTGCAGCACCTGAGCTCCCAAGCAGTGCTTGGGACTGGATTGGACTCTTCAAG GTGGCTTTCAGGCATGTGAATGACTATGTTACTTACGCTTGGGTAGAAGATGATGAAATTTCTTCTAACAAAGACAGTAAACAA GTTTACATGAGTGCTGCAGAAATACCTGATATGGGAGGAgaatttttgctttgttattaTAGCAATAATTTGCAGTCAATAGTTGGCATCAGCCAGCCTTTTCAG ATTCAGCCTAACAGAACATTAATAGGAAAGGATCTGACACAGGAAGAGAACAGTTGGATGCAGAAACCTGACAATCTGGCATCGCAGGATGAATTCTGA
- the INPP5K gene encoding inositol polyphosphate 5-phosphatase K isoform X2, which translates to MASFSSEDAFQDSAALSLNDVESLQSFRSRSASFSSTGSSGRLQLRQRVSQLMACVEDISSDDEIHEEVSRTLDEAFRIWGKKLKDKWQEFRLHLVTWNVGTASPPPDVTSLLQLNSLGPTVDMYVIGLQEVNSRITNFLSDLAFDDPWSIFFMTVLSPLGYIKLSSVRMQGLLLLLFVKHVHLPFIRDIHTHYTRTGLYGYWGNKGGVTVRMSLYGHTVCFMNCHLPAHIENTEQRLDDFEKILEMQFEGENIPSTLDHDVLFCFGDLNFRIADYGIHFVRESINNKRYNLLWEKDQLNMAKKKEAFLQEFIEGPLQFKPTYKFDLYSDVYDTSEKKRKPAWTDRILWRVKNLCQHASKEGEFTEEEQTISVTLNNYISHMSYGISDHKPVTGTFGLELKPLLSHPLVTLNPEGEWSAEHDVLISYSAAPELPSSAWDWIGLFKVAFRHVNDYVTYAWVEDDEISSNKDSKQVYMSAAEIPDMGGEFLLCYYSNNLQSIVGISQPFQIQPNRTLIGKDLTQEENSWMQKPDNLASQDEF; encoded by the exons ATGGCATCCTTCAGTAGTGAAGATGCATTTCAAGATTCAGCAGCCCTCTCCCTAAACGATGTGGAAAGCCTGCAGAGCTTCCGCAGCCGGTCTGCAAGTTTCAGCAGCACGGGGTCCAGTGGCCGCTTGCAGCTCCGTCAGCGAGTATCCCAGCTTATGGCTTGTGTAGAGGACATCAGCTCGGATGATGAAATTCATGAAGAAGTGTCTCGCACTCTAGATGAAGCTTTCCGTATCTGGGGGAAAAAGCTGAAGGATAAGTGGCAAGAATTCAG ACTACACTTAGTTACCTGGAATGTGGGCACAGCTTCTCCACCTCCTGATGTCACTAGTTTACTTCAGCTCAATTCACTGGGCCCAACTGTGGATATGTATGTTATAGG CTTACAGGAGGTGAACTCAAGAATCACAAATTTTCTGTCTGACTTGGCATTTGATGATCCATGGAGCATTTTTTTCATGACTGTATTGTCTCCATTGGGATATATCAAG CTCTCCTCCGTTCGCATGCAGGGGttactgctgctgctctttgtgaAGCACGTCCACCTGCCTTTCATACGGGACATTCATACCCACTACACACGCACGGGCCTGTATGGATACTGG GGGAACAAAGGAGGAGTCACTGTTCGCATGTCCCTCTATGGTCATACAGTTTGTTTCATGAACTGCCACTTGCCTGCTCACATAGAGAATACAGAGCAGCGACTGGATGACTTTGAGAAAATTCTGGAAATGCAGTTTGAAGGAGAGAATATTCCAAGTACCTTGGATCACGA tgttctcTTCTGTTTTGGGGATCTGAACTTCCGGATAGCAGATTATGGCATACATTTTGTCCGAGAATCAATAAATAACAAGCGTTACAATCTGCTGTGGGAAAAGGACCAG TTAAATATGGCAAAAAagaaggaagcatttcttcaggAATTCATAGAGGGTCCTCTGCAGTTTAAACCCACCTACAAGTTTGACCTTTATTCGGATGTATATGATACAAG tgagaagaaaagaaagccgGCGTGGACCGATAGAATTCTTTGGAGAGTGAAAAATCTTTGCCAGCATGCATCAAAAGAAGGCGAATTCACTGAAGAGGAACAGACAATTTCTGTTACTTTGAATAACTATATCAGTCACATGAGCTATGGCATCAGCGATCACAAACCTGTTACAGGAACTTTTGGGCTTGAG TTGAAGCCTCTTCTATCACATCCTCTGGTCACGCTGAATCCTGAGGGTGAGTGGAGCGCAGAACATGATGTTCTAATCAGCTACTCTGCAGCACCTGAGCTCCCAAGCAGTGCTTGGGACTGGATTGGACTCTTCAAG GTGGCTTTCAGGCATGTGAATGACTATGTTACTTACGCTTGGGTAGAAGATGATGAAATTTCTTCTAACAAAGACAGTAAACAA GTTTACATGAGTGCTGCAGAAATACCTGATATGGGAGGAgaatttttgctttgttattaTAGCAATAATTTGCAGTCAATAGTTGGCATCAGCCAGCCTTTTCAG ATTCAGCCTAACAGAACATTAATAGGAAAGGATCTGACACAGGAAGAGAACAGTTGGATGCAGAAACCTGACAATCTGGCATCGCAGGATGAATTCTGA
- the INPP5K gene encoding inositol polyphosphate 5-phosphatase K isoform X1 → MASFSSEDAFQDSAALSLNDVESLQSFRSRSASFSSTGSSGRLQLRQRVSQLMACVEDISSDDEIHEEVSRTLDEAFRIWGKKLKDKWQEFRLHLVTWNVGTASPPPDVTSLLQLNSLGPTVDMYVIGLQEVNSRITNFLSDLAFDDPWSIFFMTVLSPLGYIKLSSVRMQGLLLLLFVKHVHLPFIRDIHTHYTRTGLYGYWGNKGGVTVRMSLYGHTVCFMNCHLPAHIENTEQRLDDFEKILEMQFEGENIPSTLDHDVLFCFGDLNFRIADYGIHFVRESINNKRYNLLWEKDQLNMAKKKEAFLQEFIEGPLQFKPTYKFDLYSDVYDTREQKSLFWFNEKKRKPAWTDRILWRVKNLCQHASKEGEFTEEEQTISVTLNNYISHMSYGISDHKPVTGTFGLELKPLLSHPLVTLNPEGEWSAEHDVLISYSAAPELPSSAWDWIGLFKVAFRHVNDYVTYAWVEDDEISSNKDSKQVYMSAAEIPDMGGEFLLCYYSNNLQSIVGISQPFQIQPNRTLIGKDLTQEENSWMQKPDNLASQDEF, encoded by the exons ATGGCATCCTTCAGTAGTGAAGATGCATTTCAAGATTCAGCAGCCCTCTCCCTAAACGATGTGGAAAGCCTGCAGAGCTTCCGCAGCCGGTCTGCAAGTTTCAGCAGCACGGGGTCCAGTGGCCGCTTGCAGCTCCGTCAGCGAGTATCCCAGCTTATGGCTTGTGTAGAGGACATCAGCTCGGATGATGAAATTCATGAAGAAGTGTCTCGCACTCTAGATGAAGCTTTCCGTATCTGGGGGAAAAAGCTGAAGGATAAGTGGCAAGAATTCAG ACTACACTTAGTTACCTGGAATGTGGGCACAGCTTCTCCACCTCCTGATGTCACTAGTTTACTTCAGCTCAATTCACTGGGCCCAACTGTGGATATGTATGTTATAGG CTTACAGGAGGTGAACTCAAGAATCACAAATTTTCTGTCTGACTTGGCATTTGATGATCCATGGAGCATTTTTTTCATGACTGTATTGTCTCCATTGGGATATATCAAG CTCTCCTCCGTTCGCATGCAGGGGttactgctgctgctctttgtgaAGCACGTCCACCTGCCTTTCATACGGGACATTCATACCCACTACACACGCACGGGCCTGTATGGATACTGG GGGAACAAAGGAGGAGTCACTGTTCGCATGTCCCTCTATGGTCATACAGTTTGTTTCATGAACTGCCACTTGCCTGCTCACATAGAGAATACAGAGCAGCGACTGGATGACTTTGAGAAAATTCTGGAAATGCAGTTTGAAGGAGAGAATATTCCAAGTACCTTGGATCACGA tgttctcTTCTGTTTTGGGGATCTGAACTTCCGGATAGCAGATTATGGCATACATTTTGTCCGAGAATCAATAAATAACAAGCGTTACAATCTGCTGTGGGAAAAGGACCAG TTAAATATGGCAAAAAagaaggaagcatttcttcaggAATTCATAGAGGGTCCTCTGCAGTTTAAACCCACCTACAAGTTTGACCTTTATTCGGATGTATATGATACAAG AGAACAGAAGTCCCTGTTTTGGTTTAA tgagaagaaaagaaagccgGCGTGGACCGATAGAATTCTTTGGAGAGTGAAAAATCTTTGCCAGCATGCATCAAAAGAAGGCGAATTCACTGAAGAGGAACAGACAATTTCTGTTACTTTGAATAACTATATCAGTCACATGAGCTATGGCATCAGCGATCACAAACCTGTTACAGGAACTTTTGGGCTTGAG TTGAAGCCTCTTCTATCACATCCTCTGGTCACGCTGAATCCTGAGGGTGAGTGGAGCGCAGAACATGATGTTCTAATCAGCTACTCTGCAGCACCTGAGCTCCCAAGCAGTGCTTGGGACTGGATTGGACTCTTCAAG GTGGCTTTCAGGCATGTGAATGACTATGTTACTTACGCTTGGGTAGAAGATGATGAAATTTCTTCTAACAAAGACAGTAAACAA GTTTACATGAGTGCTGCAGAAATACCTGATATGGGAGGAgaatttttgctttgttattaTAGCAATAATTTGCAGTCAATAGTTGGCATCAGCCAGCCTTTTCAG ATTCAGCCTAACAGAACATTAATAGGAAAGGATCTGACACAGGAAGAGAACAGTTGGATGCAGAAACCTGACAATCTGGCATCGCAGGATGAATTCTGA